From a single Oncorhynchus tshawytscha isolate Ot180627B linkage group LG33, Otsh_v2.0, whole genome shotgun sequence genomic region:
- the LOC112230933 gene encoding ubiquitin-conjugating enzyme E2 G1: MTDQSSLLLRKQLAELNKNPVEGFSAGLIDDDNIHQWEVVVIGPQDTLFEGGFFKAYLTFPLDYPHRPPKMKFITEIWHPNVAKNGDVCISILHEPGEDKFGYEKPEERWLPIHTVETIMISVISMLADPNGDSPANVDAAKEWREDPCGEFKRKVARCVRKSQEMAFD; this comes from the exons ATGACCGATCAATCATCCCTGTTGCTTCGAAAACAACTGGCAG AGCTCAACAAGAACCCTGTGGAGGGATTTTCTGCCGGTCTCATAGACGATGATAACATCCATCAGTGGGAGGTGGTTGTTATTGGCCCTCAAGATACATTATT CGAGGGTGGTTTCTTTAAAGCCTACTTGACCTTTCCCCTTGACTACCCACATAGGCCTCCGAAGATGAAGTTCATCACAGAAATATGGCATCCCAATG TTGCAAAGAATGGTGACGTGTGTATCTCCATCCTTCACGAGCCCGGAGAGGACAAGTTTGGCTATGAGAAGCCTGAGGAGCGCTGGCTGCCCATTCACACTGTAGAGACCATCATGATCAGTGTCATCTCCATGCTGGCCGACCCGAACGGCGACTCACCCGCCAATGTGGACGCAGCC AAAGAATGGAGAGAGGATCCTTGTGGAGAGTTCAAGAGGAAGGTGGCTCGCTGTGTACGAAAGAGTCAGGAGATGGCGTTTGACTAG